One segment of Solanum stenotomum isolate F172 chromosome 1, ASM1918654v1, whole genome shotgun sequence DNA contains the following:
- the LOC125851368 gene encoding uncharacterized protein LOC125851368: MDREGGSAGSCYYSVLGIRNDASCSDIRSAYRKLALKWHPDRWAKNPSVAGEAKLRFQKIQEAYSVLSDQDKRSMYDAGFLDMLEEDEGMGDFLHDLMNRMDQNVGAAEESLEDLQRSFVDMFGGDLAKMMGDGTPTAKKRARDSGCSTRAASKRNNVTNVNFNGTC, from the exons ATGGATCGAGAAGGAGGATCAGCCGGATCTTGTTATTATTCAGTGCTAGGGATACGCAATGATGCCTCCTGCTCCGACATTCGCTCAGCTTATCGGAAACTAGCTCTG AAATGGCACCCGGATAGGTGGGCGAAGAATCCGTCGGTGGCCGGAGAAGCGAAACTCCGATTTCAGAAAATCCAAGAGGCCTATTCAG TTCTCTCCGATCAAGACAAGAGGTCAATGTACGACGCCGGTTTCCTTGATATGCTTGAGGAAGACGAA GGAATGGGTGATTTCCTGCACGATTTGATGAACAGAATGGATCAAAATGTTGGGGCGGCG GAGGAGAGTCTAGAGGATTTACAGAGGTCATTTGTGGATATGTTTGGTGGAGATTTAGCTAAGATGATGGGTGATGGAACTCCAACGGCAAAGAAGAGGGCACGTGATTCGGGTTGCAGCACAAGGGCTGCATCAAAACGCAACAATGTTACTAATGTCAACTTCAATGGCACCTGTTAG
- the LOC125854075 gene encoding proteasome subunit beta type-6-like, which translates to MISFNVNSNEPHPSNTITIIGVTYDDGIILGSTDTTTQLNANVVSCHCVHETEILLKDAQNFILDQENVMMTAKTIGTMLSAFNSGMKNMGQTSVIIGGGKKIFEVNDVGIVTEKSNFCVAGYGVAYLNKFLEKEWRKGMNEEEAEKLVLKTLSLNISFGGVRICGIETASVNSKGVTRVFHHRDTLPTMQEELDLEHSAEERDVLECVCKRFSLCINLNADV; encoded by the coding sequence ATGATCTCGTTCAATGTTAATTCCAACGAACCTCACCCCTCAAACACCATCACCATCATTGGTGTCACATACGATGACGGTATCATTCTTGGTTCCACTGATACAACTACACAACTCAATGCTAATGTTGTCTCGTGTCATTGTGTGCATGAAACAGAAATCTTACTGAAAGATGCGCAAAACTTTATTCTTGATCAAGAAAATGTCATGATGACGGCAAAGACAATTGGAACAATGTTGTCCGCTTTTAATTCCGGAATGAAAAATATGGGACAAACTAGTGTTATTATCGGTGgaggaaagaaaatatttgaggTAAATGATGTTGGGATTGTTACAGAGAAATCCAATTTTTGTGTAGCAGGATATGGGGTTGCATATTTGAATAAATTCTTGGAAAAAGAATGGAGAAAGGGGATGAATGAAGAAGAAGCTGAGAAATTGGTATTAAAGACATTGTctttaaatatttcatttggTGGTGTTCGTATATGTGGGATTGAGACTGCGAGTGTTAATTCGAAAGGTGTCACGAGAGTGTTTCATCATCGTGACACACTTCCGACTATGCAAGAAGAGTTGGACTTGGAACATTCGGCTGAGGAGAGGGATGTGCTCGAATGTGTATGTAAACGTTTTTCTCTTTGCATCAACCTCAATGCGGATGTCTAG
- the LOC125854221 gene encoding proteasome subunit beta type-6-like: MSLFNVNFNELRPSNTTTIIGVMYDDGIILGSTDAITQLNVNVLLCHCVHETEILLEDARNFIVDQENIKVTAEIIGTMLSAFKPVMNNMLQTRVIIGGGKKLYEISEVGIVMEKLNFAVGGYGVAYLNNFLDKKWKKGMNEEQAEKLVLKILSLDISLGGVRSCGIQTASINSKGVTRAFHPHNTLSNRGRDLVKYVPARSVYLHQRQ, encoded by the coding sequence ATGAGCTTGTTCAACGTTAACTTCAACGAGCTCCGCCCCTCAAACACCACCACCATCATCGGTGTCATGTATGATGATGGTATCATTCTTGGTTCCACAGACGCAATCACACAACTCAATGTTAATGTTCTCTTATGTCATTGTGTGCATGAAACGGAAATCTTACTAGAAGATGCACGAAACTTTATTGTtgatcaagaaaatattaaggtcaCAGCTGAGATAATAGGAACGATGTTATCTGCATTTAAGCCCGTGATGAATAATATGCTACAAACTAGAGTTATTATTGGTGGAGggaaaaaattatatgagaTAAGTGAAGTTGGAATTGTTATGGAAAAGTTAAATTTTGCTGTAGGAGGGTATGGAGTTGCATATTTGAATAATTTCTTggataaaaaatggaaaaaagggATGAACGAAGAACAAGCTGAGAAATTGGTGTTAAAGATATTATCGTTAGATATTTCATTAGGTGGAGTTCGTAGTTGTGGAATTCAGACTGCAAGTATTAATTCAAAAGGTGTCACAAGAGCGTTTCATCCTCATAACACACTTTCAAATAGAGGAAGAGATCTTGTCAAATACGTACCTGCACGTTCAGTCTATTTGCATCAACGTCAATAA
- the LOC125851375 gene encoding GATA transcription factor 17-like has product MDPTQKEESSGSEATGISKSCSDCKTTKTPLWRSGPSGPKSLCNACGIKYRKKKSSPIGLTKGATKKKEKPLSNSGSTEEVEYCKKGKIGNGKDGKLSKVLRVKLMMLGKEVVILQRQRSSMKKPRNQRKLDEVERAAVLLMALSCGSVFG; this is encoded by the exons ATGGATCCGACCCAAAAG GAGGAATCTTCGGGTAGTGAGGCAACTGGGATCTCAAAATCTTGCTCTGATTGCAAAACTACAAAGACACCCTTATGGAGATCTGGTCCTTCTGGGCCTAAA TCACTGTGCAATGCTTGTGGGATCAAATACAGGAAGAAAAAGAGTAGCCCAATTGGGTTAACCAAAGGGGCAacgaagaagaaagagaaaccCCTTTCCAACAGTGGTAGTACTGAGGAGGTTGAGTACTGCAAGAAGGGTAAAATCGGAAATGGAAAAGATGGGAAGCTTAGCAAAGTATTGAGGGTGAAATTGATGATGTTGGGGAAAGAAGTAGTGATATTACAGAGGCAAAGATCTTCAATGAAGAAACCAAGAAATCAAAGAAAACTTGATGAAGTTGAAAGAGCTGCAGTTCTACTGATGGCTCTGTCTTGTGGCTCTGTTTTTGGCTAA
- the LOC125851306 gene encoding probable galacturonosyltransferase-like 7 has protein sequence MTNWFIENSRFMITISIVIILAYPFLQSCPPAEAIQSSNSDLDPLFNYRQSPNFKNSPKCTTFPISSIATKICNPSLVHISMTLDTKFLRGSVAAIHSILQHSHCPENLFFHFISSSDTINLEPHLGKIFPLLSFKIYYFNPGIVQNKISSSIRQTLEHPLNYARNYLAELLEPCVERVIYLDSDIVLVDDISNLWKASLGLSTVGSPQYCHANFTNYFTPKFWSHKKFFRAFHGRKPCYFNTGVMVIDLIKWRKYRYTKKLERWMKIQRVHRIYELGSLPPFLLVFAGKIAPIDQRWNQHGLGGDNLSGSCRNIHAGPVSLLHWSGGGKPWLRLDSGNSCPLDELWARYDLHG, from the exons atgactaattggTTTATTGAAAATTCAAGATTTATGATCACTATATCAATTGTGATCATTTTGGCTTATCCTTTTCTACAATCTTGCCCTCCTGCAGAAGCAATACAATCATCCAATTCAGATCTTGATCCTCTGTTTAACTATAGACAATCACCAAATTTCAAGAACTCACCAAAATGTACAACATTTCCCATAAGTTCAATTGCTACAAAGATTTGTAATCCTTCTTTAGTCCATATTTCAATGACCCTTGACACTAAATTCCTCCGTGGATCGGTCGCTGCAATTCATTCAATCCTTCAGCATTCTCACTGCCCTGAAAATCTCTTCTTCCATTTCATTTCATCATCAGATACTATAAATCTTGAACCCCATTTGGGAAAAATCTTCCCTTTATTGTCATTCAAGATTTACTATTTCAATCCAGGGATTGTGCAGAACAAGATTTCGTCTAGCATAAGGCAAACTCTTGAACATCCATTGAATTATGCAAGGAATTACTTAGCTGAACTCTTAGAGCCCTGTGTCGAAAGGGTCATATACTTAGATTCTGATATCGTTTTAGTTGATGATATATCTAATCTGTGGAAAGCAAGTCTTGGATTATCAACTGTTGGATCACCTCAGTACTGCCATGCTAATTTCACCAACTATTTTACCCCAAAATTTTGGTCTCACAAGAAGTTTTTTCGCGCATTCCATGGCCGGAAACCTTGTTACTTCAACACAG GTGTAATGGTGATTGATTTGATTAAATGGAGGAAGTACAGATACACGAAGAAACTAGAAAGATGGATGAAGATTCAGAGAGTGCATAGGATATATGAGCTTGGTTCATTGCCACCATTTTTATTGGTATTTGCAGGGAAGATAGCACCAATTGACCAAAGATGGAACCAACATGGACTTGGAGGGGATAATTTGAGTGGAAGTTGCAGAAATATACATGCTGGTCCTGTTAGTTTGTTGCATTGGAGTGGAGGTGGCAAACCTTGGCTCAGGCTAGACTCTGGCAACTCTTGTCCTTTGGATGAGCTCTGGGCTCGATATGACTTGCATGGCTAG
- the LOC125851062 gene encoding scarecrow-like protein 11 isoform X1 encodes MEALFQEQLFPCADSFIFRHPSIPMDPRKDVIQNGVNDHPSFVQDYLSNHVVGKGDSSSPKEEGERDYSDAMYKFLSQMLMEEDDLENKPCMFHDCMALQAKEKYLSDVLHGSENTYSPQSVIINPHESSSILSNYSPDSIESPQWDLNFESPVSVSTLSNHDSFFTSFGNDHFEGGAVNVFQSGSSSNSPTGLREKKNRHRGDAAVDQQRSNKQMATFVHDESEPLEMYDNVLLCLNNPYVEQDSATSVTSYSPPNEAKKASKVGRPRGGRKHTSIVKKEMVDLRALLTQCAQAMASYDSRTANELLMRIREHSTPHGDGTERLAHYLANALEARLSGTGTALYTAYAPSRISAATILKAYKAFITACPFKLLSNIFANKYIRKVIAGAPKIHIIDFGILYGFQWPCLIQGLSMRAGGPPELRITGIDLPQSGFKPAGRVEETGRRLEKYCKRFNVPFIFKAIAKKWESITLEDLEIQRDEVLVVNSLYRLGNIPDETVVPNSPRDAVLNLIRRIRPDLFIHGALNGTFNTPFFVTRFREALFHFSSLFDMFEATMPHEDEDRKLFEEEVYARDAMNVIACEGTERVERPETYKQWQLRCVRAGFKQVPLDQEIVKIVRNKVRSEYHRDFSVDEDGHWMLQGWKGRVIYALSCWKPTKQSVKLV; translated from the coding sequence ATGGAAGCCCTTTTTCAAGAACAGCTTTTTCCTTGTGCtgattctttcatttttaggCACCCTTCAATTCCAATGGATCCAAGAAAAGATGTTATACAAAATGGTGTCAATGATCATCCTAGTTTTGTTCAAGATTACCTTTCAAATCATGTTGTTGGAAAGGGAGATTCTTCTTCTCCTAAAGAGGAAGGGGAAAGGGACTATTCTGATGCAATGTACAAATTCTTAAGTCAGATGCTTATGGAAGAAGATGATTTGGAGAATAAGCCATGTATGTTTCATGACTGCATGGCTCTCCAAGCTAAAGAGAAATACTTATCCGATGTACTTCATGGATCCGAAAACACTTATTCCCCACAATCTGTCATTATCAATCCACACGAATCCTCTAGTATTCTCAGCAACTATTCACCTGATTCTATTGAGTCGCCTCAATGGGATCTTAATTTCGAATCCCCTGTTTCCGTGTCCACTTTATCTAATCATGACTCTTTCTTCACTTCCTTCGGCAATGACCATTTTGAAGGAGGAGCTGTTAATGTGTTCCAAAGTGGCAGCAGCAGCAATTCACCCACTGGtttgagggaaaagaaaaatCGTCATCGAGGAGATGCTGCTGTAGACCAGCAGAGGAGTAACAAACAGATGGCTACATTTGTTCATGATGAATCTGAACCATTGGAAATGTATGACAACGTGTTGCTTTGTTTAAACAATCCATATGTGGAACAGGATAGTGCTACTAGTGTCACTTCCTACTCGCCGCCTAATGAAGCCAAAAAAGCAAGCAAAGTTGGAAGGCCGAGAGGTGGTAGGAAGCATACCAGCATTGTCAAGAAGGAAATGGTGGATTTGAGGGCTCTGTTGACTCAATGTGCGCAGGCGATGGCAAGCTATGATAGCAGAACAGCTAATGAGCTGCTGATGCGGATAAGAGAACACTCTACACCTCACGGCGATGGGACGGAGAGGTTGGCTCATTATCTTGCCAATGCCCTTGAAGCACGCCTGTCCGGCACAGGAACAGCTTTGTATACAGCGTACGCACCCAGTAGGATATCAGCTGCTACCATTTTGAAAGCTTACAAGGCATTTATCACAGCATGTCCATTCAAGTTGCTGTCAAACATTTTCGCAAACAAGTATATCAGAAAGGTCATTGCTGGAGCACCAAAGATACACATAattgattttgggattttgtatGGTTTCCAATGGCCCTGTCTCATACAAGGTCTATCCATGAGGGCTGGGGGACCTCCAGAGCTTCGCATTACTGGAATCGATCTTCCCCAGTCAGGTTTTAAGCCAGCAGGGAGGGTTGAGGAGACAGGGCGTCGCCTGGAGAAGTACTGCAAGCGATTTAATGTCCCTTTCATATTCAAAGCCATCGCGAAGAAGTGGGAAAGCATCACGCTTGAAGATCTTGAGATTCAAAGGGATGAAGTGTTGGTAGTTAACAGTTTGTATAGGCTAGGAAACATACCTGATGAGACAGTAGTACCAAACAGTCCAAGGGATGCTGTCCTGAATTTAATCAGGAGAATCCGTCCTGATTTGTTCATCCATGGTGCGTTGAACGGTACTTTCAACACTCCATTTTTCGTCACACGATTCAGGGAGGCGCTTTTTCACTTCTCTTCACTGTTTGATATGTTTGAGGCTACTATGCCCCACGAGGATGAGGACAGAAAGCTATTTGAGGAAGAGGTTTATGCAAGAGATGCTATGAACGTGATAGCTTGTGAAGGGACAGAGAGAGTCGAGAGACCTGAAACATACAAGCAATGGCAACTTAGATGCGTTAGAGCTGGATTCAAACAAGTGCCACTTGACCAGGAGATTGTGAA
- the LOC125851062 gene encoding scarecrow-like protein 33 isoform X2 produces the protein MDPRKDVIQNGVNDHPSFVQDYLSNHVVGKGDSSSPKEEGERDYSDAMYKFLSQMLMEEDDLENKPCMFHDCMALQAKEKYLSDVLHGSENTYSPQSVIINPHESSSILSNYSPDSIESPQWDLNFESPVSVSTLSNHDSFFTSFGNDHFEGGAVNVFQSGSSSNSPTGLREKKNRHRGDAAVDQQRSNKQMATFVHDESEPLEMYDNVLLCLNNPYVEQDSATSVTSYSPPNEAKKASKVGRPRGGRKHTSIVKKEMVDLRALLTQCAQAMASYDSRTANELLMRIREHSTPHGDGTERLAHYLANALEARLSGTGTALYTAYAPSRISAATILKAYKAFITACPFKLLSNIFANKYIRKVIAGAPKIHIIDFGILYGFQWPCLIQGLSMRAGGPPELRITGIDLPQSGFKPAGRVEETGRRLEKYCKRFNVPFIFKAIAKKWESITLEDLEIQRDEVLVVNSLYRLGNIPDETVVPNSPRDAVLNLIRRIRPDLFIHGALNGTFNTPFFVTRFREALFHFSSLFDMFEATMPHEDEDRKLFEEEVYARDAMNVIACEGTERVERPETYKQWQLRCVRAGFKQVPLDQEIVKIVRNKVRSEYHRDFSVDEDGHWMLQGWKGRVIYALSCWKPTKQSVKLV, from the coding sequence ATGGATCCAAGAAAAGATGTTATACAAAATGGTGTCAATGATCATCCTAGTTTTGTTCAAGATTACCTTTCAAATCATGTTGTTGGAAAGGGAGATTCTTCTTCTCCTAAAGAGGAAGGGGAAAGGGACTATTCTGATGCAATGTACAAATTCTTAAGTCAGATGCTTATGGAAGAAGATGATTTGGAGAATAAGCCATGTATGTTTCATGACTGCATGGCTCTCCAAGCTAAAGAGAAATACTTATCCGATGTACTTCATGGATCCGAAAACACTTATTCCCCACAATCTGTCATTATCAATCCACACGAATCCTCTAGTATTCTCAGCAACTATTCACCTGATTCTATTGAGTCGCCTCAATGGGATCTTAATTTCGAATCCCCTGTTTCCGTGTCCACTTTATCTAATCATGACTCTTTCTTCACTTCCTTCGGCAATGACCATTTTGAAGGAGGAGCTGTTAATGTGTTCCAAAGTGGCAGCAGCAGCAATTCACCCACTGGtttgagggaaaagaaaaatCGTCATCGAGGAGATGCTGCTGTAGACCAGCAGAGGAGTAACAAACAGATGGCTACATTTGTTCATGATGAATCTGAACCATTGGAAATGTATGACAACGTGTTGCTTTGTTTAAACAATCCATATGTGGAACAGGATAGTGCTACTAGTGTCACTTCCTACTCGCCGCCTAATGAAGCCAAAAAAGCAAGCAAAGTTGGAAGGCCGAGAGGTGGTAGGAAGCATACCAGCATTGTCAAGAAGGAAATGGTGGATTTGAGGGCTCTGTTGACTCAATGTGCGCAGGCGATGGCAAGCTATGATAGCAGAACAGCTAATGAGCTGCTGATGCGGATAAGAGAACACTCTACACCTCACGGCGATGGGACGGAGAGGTTGGCTCATTATCTTGCCAATGCCCTTGAAGCACGCCTGTCCGGCACAGGAACAGCTTTGTATACAGCGTACGCACCCAGTAGGATATCAGCTGCTACCATTTTGAAAGCTTACAAGGCATTTATCACAGCATGTCCATTCAAGTTGCTGTCAAACATTTTCGCAAACAAGTATATCAGAAAGGTCATTGCTGGAGCACCAAAGATACACATAattgattttgggattttgtatGGTTTCCAATGGCCCTGTCTCATACAAGGTCTATCCATGAGGGCTGGGGGACCTCCAGAGCTTCGCATTACTGGAATCGATCTTCCCCAGTCAGGTTTTAAGCCAGCAGGGAGGGTTGAGGAGACAGGGCGTCGCCTGGAGAAGTACTGCAAGCGATTTAATGTCCCTTTCATATTCAAAGCCATCGCGAAGAAGTGGGAAAGCATCACGCTTGAAGATCTTGAGATTCAAAGGGATGAAGTGTTGGTAGTTAACAGTTTGTATAGGCTAGGAAACATACCTGATGAGACAGTAGTACCAAACAGTCCAAGGGATGCTGTCCTGAATTTAATCAGGAGAATCCGTCCTGATTTGTTCATCCATGGTGCGTTGAACGGTACTTTCAACACTCCATTTTTCGTCACACGATTCAGGGAGGCGCTTTTTCACTTCTCTTCACTGTTTGATATGTTTGAGGCTACTATGCCCCACGAGGATGAGGACAGAAAGCTATTTGAGGAAGAGGTTTATGCAAGAGATGCTATGAACGTGATAGCTTGTGAAGGGACAGAGAGAGTCGAGAGACCTGAAACATACAAGCAATGGCAACTTAGATGCGTTAGAGCTGGATTCAAACAAGTGCCACTTGACCAGGAGATTGTGAA